A genomic window from Gossypium hirsutum isolate 1008001.06 chromosome D12, Gossypium_hirsutum_v2.1, whole genome shotgun sequence includes:
- the LOC107945196 gene encoding elongation factor 1-gamma, with protein MALVLHAGKTNKNAFKALIAAEYSGVQVKMVENFEMGVSNKTPEFIKMNPLGKVPVLETPEGPVFESNAIARYVARSKVNNPICGSTLIDYGHIEQWIDFAAMEIDANIAKWLYPRLGYGVYLPPAEEAAIAALKRALGALNTHLASNTFLVGHFVTLADIIMTCNLYLGFSQIMTKSFTSEFPHVERYFWTLVNQPKIKKILGEVKQAVSLPPVPSKKPAAQPKETKPKAEPKKEAKKEVEKQAAKAEAAEEEEAPKPKPKNPLDLLPPSKMVLDDWKRLYSNTKTNFREVAIKGFWDMYDPEGYSLWFCDYKYNEENTVSFVTMNKVGGFLQRMDLARKYAFGKMLVIGANPPFKVKGLWLFRGQEIPQFVIDECYDMELYEWKKVDLSDAAQKERVNQMIEDCEPFEGEPLLDAKCFK; from the exons ATGGCTCTG GTCTTGCATGcaggaaaaacaaacaaaaatgccTTTAAGGCACTCATTGCTGCAGAATATAGTGGTGTGCAGGTCAAAATGGTTGAGAATTTTGAGATGGGTGTGTCAAATAAGACTCCTGAGTTCATCAAGATGAACCCTTTGGGGAAG GTTCCTGTGTTGGAAACACCTGAGGGTCCTGTATTTGAGAGCAATGCCATTGCTCGTTATG TTGCTCGCTCAAAGGTTAACAACCCTATATGTGGTTCTACATTGATTGATTAT GGTCATATCGAGCAATGGATTGATTTTGCAGCCATGGAAATTGATGCTAATATTGCAAAATGGTTGTATCCAAGACTTGGTTACGGTGTTTACCTTCCTCCA GCTGAGGAAGCTGCTATTGCTGCATTGAAGAGAGCCCTTGGCGCTTTGAACACTCATCTTGCTTCCAACACATTTCTTGTTGGACATTTTGTCACCCTTGCTGACATTATCATGACATGTAACCTCTACTTGGGTTTCTCCCAGATCATGACTAAGAGTTTTACCTCGGAGTTCCCTCATGTTGAGAGGTACTTTTGGACCTTGGTTAATCAGCCAAAAATCAAGAAGATTCTTGGTGAAGTGAAGCAGGCAGTCTCTCTACCACCTGTTCCTTCAAAGAAGCCTGCTGCCCAGCCAAAAGAAACTAAACCAAAGGCTGAACCAAAGAAAGAAGCCAAAAAGGAGGTTGAGAAACAGGCAGCAAAGGCAGAGGCAGCTGAGGAGGAGGAGGCACCAAAGCCCAAACCAAAGAATCCTCTTGATTTGCTGCCTCCAAGTAAGATGGTACTGGATGACTGGAAGAGGCTTTACTCTAACACAAAGACCAATTTCCGAGAGGTTGCAATTAAAG GATTCTGGGACATGTATGATCCCGAGGGATACTCACTGTGGTTTTGTGACTACAAGTACAATGAGGAGAATACAGTTTCATTTGTCACAATGAACAAGGTTGGAGGATTCCTGCAGAGAATGGATTTGGCCCGCAAGTATGCATTTGGGAAGATGTTGGTGATCGGTGCTAACCCTCCATTCAAGGTGAAAGGACTATGGCTTTTCCGTGGGCAAGAGATTCCTCAATTTGTGATTGACGAGTGCTATGACATGGAACTCTACGAGTGGAAGAAGGTTGACCTGTCAGATGCAGCCCAGAAGGAACGGGTGAATCAGATGATTGAAGACTGCGAGCCATTTGAGGGAGAGCCTCTCTTGGATGCCAAGTGCTTTAAGTGA